A genomic stretch from Antarcticibacterium flavum includes:
- a CDS encoding aspartate carbamoyltransferase catalytic subunit, with protein sequence MNELSVNHLLGIKYLNQADIDLIFKTADHFKEVINRPIKKVPSLRDITIANLFFENSTRTRLSFELAEKRLSADVINFSASSSSVSKGETLIDTVNNILSMKVDMVVMRHPNPGAGIFLSKHVDASIINAGDGTHEHPTQALLDSYSIRERLGEVKGKKVVIVGDILHSRVALSNIFALKLQGAEVKVCGPKTLLPRYVESLGVGVETNLRKALEWCDVANMLRVQNERMEISYFPSTREYTQQFGVNKQLLDSLDKQIVIMHPGPINRGVEITSDVADSKQAIILDQVQNGVAIRMAVIYLLASKIKP encoded by the coding sequence ATGAACGAGTTAAGTGTAAATCACTTATTGGGAATTAAATACCTTAACCAGGCCGATATTGATCTTATCTTTAAAACGGCCGATCATTTTAAGGAAGTGATCAACAGGCCAATTAAAAAGGTTCCTTCTCTGCGGGATATTACCATCGCCAATTTATTTTTTGAGAACAGCACCAGGACGAGGTTATCATTTGAACTGGCTGAAAAAAGATTAAGTGCAGATGTGATCAATTTCTCTGCGTCATCCTCATCTGTAAGCAAAGGGGAAACACTTATTGACACCGTAAATAATATACTTTCAATGAAAGTGGATATGGTGGTGATGAGACATCCAAACCCCGGGGCAGGCATTTTTCTTTCAAAACATGTGGATGCCAGCATCATTAATGCCGGTGATGGAACCCACGAACATCCTACACAGGCCCTCCTGGATTCATATTCCATAAGAGAAAGACTTGGAGAAGTGAAAGGTAAGAAGGTTGTTATTGTGGGTGATATACTTCACAGCAGGGTAGCCTTATCAAATATCTTTGCTTTAAAATTACAGGGAGCAGAAGTGAAGGTATGTGGCCCTAAAACCTTGCTTCCAAGATATGTGGAATCTTTGGGGGTAGGAGTGGAGACAAATTTAAGAAAGGCTCTTGAATGGTGTGATGTGGCAAATATGTTAAGGGTGCAGAATGAGAGGATGGAAATAAGTTATTTTCCCAGTACAAGGGAATATACCCAGCAATTTGGAGTCAACAAACAGTTACTGGACTCCCTGGATAAGCAAATTGTGATTATGCACCCCGGGCCAATCAATAGGGGAGTGGAGATCACCAGTGATGTTGCCGATTCCAAACAGGCTATCATCCTGGACCAGGTGCAAAATGGCGTTGCCATTCGAATGGCAGTCATATATTTACTGGCCTCCAAGATTAAACCCTAA
- the rpsA gene encoding 30S ribosomal protein S1: MAEENKNQEVQDSQTPEVQDVAGLDTASQPEAADQQQDPEKFLADFNWHNYEEGIDPVDDTKLEEFEKLVSENFVDTLDDEVTTGKVINITDRDAIIDINAKSEGVISLNEFRYNPDLKVGDEVEVLIDVREDATGQLILSHRKARVIMAWDRVNKAHDESLIVNGFVKCRTKGGMIVDVFGIEAFLPGSQIDVKPIRDYDAYVGKTMEFKVVKINHEFKNVVVSHKALIEADIEEQKKEIIGQLEKGQVLEGTVKNITSYGVFVDLGGVDGLIHITDLSWSRINHPNEIVELDQKLNVVILDFDEAKTIIQLGLKQLHKHPWEALDENLAVGDKVKGKVVVIADYGAFIEVAEGVEGLIHVSEMSWSTHLRSAQDFVKVGDEVEAQILTLDRDDRKMSLGIKQLTPDPWTDITSKYPVGSRHTGIVRNFTNFGVFVELEEGIDGLIYISDLSWTKKIKHPSEFTNVGDKLEVVVLELDVDGRKLSLGHKQTESNPWDKYETEFAVGTTHTAAITEIVDKGATIDFNEDITAFIPTRHLEKEDGSKLKQGETAEFQIIEFNKEFKRVVASHTAIHKEEEQQIVKQAAKKAAAQNNEKTTIGDVNAELQALKDKMEGK; this comes from the coding sequence ATGGCTGAAGAAAACAAAAATCAGGAAGTTCAGGATTCTCAGACTCCGGAAGTTCAGGACGTAGCAGGACTGGATACTGCGTCACAACCAGAAGCGGCAGACCAGCAGCAAGATCCCGAGAAATTTTTAGCAGACTTTAACTGGCACAACTACGAAGAAGGTATTGATCCTGTAGATGATACCAAGTTAGAGGAATTTGAGAAACTGGTTTCAGAGAATTTCGTTGACACTTTGGATGATGAGGTTACAACAGGAAAAGTAATTAATATTACAGATCGTGATGCAATCATTGACATTAATGCAAAGAGTGAAGGTGTTATCTCCCTGAACGAATTCCGTTACAACCCGGACCTTAAAGTAGGTGATGAGGTAGAAGTATTAATTGATGTGCGTGAAGATGCAACAGGTCAATTGATCCTTTCTCACCGTAAGGCCCGTGTTATCATGGCATGGGATCGTGTGAACAAAGCTCACGATGAAAGCCTTATTGTAAACGGTTTTGTGAAGTGTCGTACCAAAGGTGGTATGATCGTAGACGTATTTGGAATTGAGGCATTCCTGCCTGGATCTCAAATAGACGTGAAACCAATTCGCGATTACGATGCTTACGTAGGAAAAACAATGGAATTCAAAGTTGTGAAGATCAACCACGAATTTAAGAACGTTGTTGTATCTCACAAAGCCCTTATCGAGGCAGATATTGAAGAGCAGAAGAAAGAGATCATTGGACAGCTTGAAAAAGGTCAGGTACTTGAAGGTACTGTTAAAAACATTACTTCTTACGGAGTATTCGTTGACCTTGGTGGCGTAGATGGACTTATCCATATTACAGACCTTAGCTGGTCACGTATCAACCATCCAAATGAGATAGTTGAACTGGATCAAAAACTTAATGTTGTAATTCTTGACTTTGATGAAGCTAAGACAATAATTCAATTAGGTCTTAAGCAATTACATAAGCACCCATGGGAAGCTCTTGATGAGAACCTTGCAGTAGGTGACAAAGTAAAAGGTAAAGTAGTTGTTATAGCAGACTACGGTGCATTTATTGAAGTTGCTGAAGGTGTTGAAGGTCTTATCCACGTTTCTGAAATGTCCTGGAGTACGCACCTGCGTTCAGCTCAGGATTTCGTGAAAGTAGGGGATGAGGTTGAAGCTCAAATCCTTACTTTAGATCGTGATGACCGTAAGATGTCACTTGGTATTAAGCAATTAACTCCAGACCCATGGACAGATATTACTTCCAAGTATCCTGTAGGTTCAAGACATACAGGTATCGTACGTAACTTCACCAACTTTGGTGTGTTCGTAGAACTTGAAGAAGGAATTGACGGTCTTATTTACATTTCAGATCTTTCATGGACCAAGAAGATCAAGCATCCAAGTGAATTCACCAATGTAGGTGATAAGCTTGAGGTTGTTGTTCTTGAACTTGATGTTGATGGACGTAAATTAAGCCTTGGACACAAGCAAACTGAGTCTAACCCGTGGGATAAATACGAAACTGAATTTGCTGTAGGTACTACACATACTGCTGCAATTACAGAGATCGTTGACAAAGGTGCAACTATAGACTTTAACGAGGATATTACTGCATTTATTCCTACCCGTCACCTTGAAAAAGAAGATGGTAGCAAGCTTAAGCAAGGAGAAACTGCAGAGTTCCAGATCATTGAATTCAATAAGGAATTCAAGAGAGTGGTAGCTTCTCATACAGCTATCCACAAGGAAGAAGAGCAGCAAATAGTGAAGCAGGCAGCTAAAAAAGCTGCAGCACAGAACAATGAGAAAACAACCATTGGTGATGTGAATGCAGAGCTACAAGCCCTTAAAGATAAAATGGAAGGAAAGTAA
- the pyrR gene encoding bifunctional pyr operon transcriptional regulator/uracil phosphoribosyltransferase PyrR, translating to MSQKVLLNSKEINIILHRLACQLIENHPGMENTVLIGIQPRGVYLANRIIKMLEEEYNIGDIPYGQLDITFYRDDFRRSDKPLEANKTKIDFLVEDKKVIFIDDVLYTGRSIRAALTAIQSFGRPSEIELLTFIDRRFSRHLPIQPDYNGRQVDAINDEQVKVHWKENQGEDAVYLIPK from the coding sequence ATGAGCCAAAAAGTGTTGCTTAACTCCAAAGAGATCAACATCATTCTTCATCGTTTGGCCTGCCAGTTAATAGAAAACCATCCGGGGATGGAGAACACCGTTTTAATTGGAATACAGCCAAGAGGAGTATATCTGGCAAACAGGATCATCAAAATGCTGGAGGAGGAGTACAATATTGGGGATATTCCATATGGTCAACTTGATATCACTTTTTACCGGGATGATTTTAGAAGAAGCGATAAGCCTCTGGAAGCCAATAAGACCAAAATTGATTTTCTTGTAGAAGATAAGAAAGTCATTTTTATAGATGATGTTCTTTATACAGGACGAAGTATAAGAGCAGCACTTACAGCCATCCAATCCTTTGGAAGACCCAGTGAAATTGAGCTCCTCACCTTTATAGACCGTAGGTTTAGCCGCCATTTGCCCATACAACCAGACTATAACGGCAGGCAGGTGGATGCTATTAACGATGAACAGGTGAAAGTACACTGGAAAGAAAATCAGGGAGAAGATGCAGTTTATCTCATTCCAAAATAA
- a CDS encoding ribonuclease Z encodes MKITEKDKYKILEDEKGDLTGFATYISQNHKKFKNDNVIINLLQKEPVQLENLLSFLEISNLHRSNKKSFVIVSREIDIDSIPEELIVVPTLVEAEDIINMEELERELGF; translated from the coding sequence ATGAAAATTACAGAGAAAGACAAGTATAAGATACTTGAAGATGAAAAAGGAGATCTTACAGGTTTTGCCACTTATATTTCCCAGAATCACAAAAAGTTTAAAAATGACAATGTGATTATCAATCTCCTGCAAAAAGAACCGGTGCAACTTGAAAATTTACTGTCGTTCCTTGAAATCTCAAATTTACACCGCAGCAATAAAAAATCCTTTGTGATTGTTAGCAGGGAAATTGACATCGATTCTATACCAGAGGAATTGATAGTAGTGCCCACCCTGGTGGAGGCAGAGGATATTATTAATATGGAAGAACTTGAAAGGGAGCTTGGATTTTAA
- a CDS encoding ribonuclease Z → MKLTILGCYAATPRTFTNPSAQVLDINNHKFLIDCGEGTQVELRRNKVKFSRIQHIFISHLHGDHCFGLVGLISTFRLLNRDTDLHIYGPKGIKEIITLQLKLSNSWTNYLLIFHELDSKEPQLLYEDDKVTVETIPLKHRIYTNGFLFREKPGPRKLLINEISRYKIDVSLYNSVKQGKDVVSEDGKLIPNHWVTAPPDPPKSYAYCSDTVYDEGIIEQLKDVSVLYHESTFLEEHLELAFPTKHSTAKQAAAIAKGANAGRLILGHFSTRYGDLNLFKTEAETVYSNVALADDGKIFNL, encoded by the coding sequence ATGAAACTTACCATATTAGGATGTTATGCCGCCACTCCCCGAACATTTACCAATCCATCTGCACAAGTACTTGATATTAATAACCACAAATTTCTTATAGATTGTGGGGAAGGTACACAGGTTGAACTAAGGCGCAATAAGGTTAAATTTTCCCGTATCCAGCATATCTTTATTTCCCACCTGCATGGGGACCATTGTTTTGGACTCGTAGGCCTAATTTCTACCTTTAGACTGCTTAACCGGGATACAGACCTTCATATTTACGGTCCAAAAGGAATAAAAGAGATCATTACGCTACAGCTAAAGTTATCCAATTCTTGGACGAATTATCTCTTAATTTTCCATGAACTTGATAGCAAGGAACCTCAGTTGCTTTATGAGGATGATAAGGTTACCGTAGAAACCATTCCGCTTAAGCACCGTATCTACACCAACGGATTTTTATTCAGAGAAAAACCCGGGCCCCGAAAGCTTCTTATAAATGAGATCTCCAGGTATAAGATCGATGTTTCTCTCTACAATAGCGTAAAACAGGGAAAGGATGTGGTTTCAGAGGATGGAAAGCTTATCCCGAACCATTGGGTTACTGCCCCTCCAGATCCACCAAAAAGCTATGCATATTGCAGTGATACGGTTTATGATGAGGGTATAATAGAACAATTGAAGGATGTCTCTGTCCTGTACCACGAATCCACCTTCCTTGAAGAACATTTGGAACTTGCTTTTCCCACCAAACATTCTACTGCCAAACAAGCTGCTGCCATAGCCAAAGGAGCCAACGCTGGCCGGCTTATCCTTGGTCATTTCTCTACCAGATATGGAGATCTCAACCTTTTTAAAACTGAAGCTGAAACAGTTTATTCCAATGTAGCTCTTGCCGATGATGGTAAAATCTTTAATTTGTAA
- the lon gene encoding endopeptidase La: MAKSKLMNLDSLSFQGIDEDAELIPLMTPEDEEEINNEDLPEILPILPLRNTVLFPGVVIPITAGRDTSIKLINDANNGTKVIGVVAQKDEEVENPKSKDIHRTGVVARILRVLKMPDGNTTVIIQGKKRFKIADVISEKPYLSASIKEVPEKRPEVDNPEFSAIIDSIKELALQIIKGSPNIPSEASFAIKNIESPSFLINFVSSNMNLSVEEKQKLLETNDLKDRALSTLKYMNVEFQKLELKNDIQSKVQSDMSQQQREYFLHQQMKTIQEELGGVSHEDEVEEMRLRSKKKKWDEKVKKHFNKELSKMQRMNPQVAEYSIQRNYLDLFLDLPWNDFSKDKFDLKRAQRILDRDHYGLEDVKKRIIEYLAVLKLRNDMKSPILCLYGPPGVGKTSLGKSVAEALGREYIRISLGGLRDEAEIRGHRKTYIGAMPGRIIQSLKKAGTSNPVFVLDEIDKLAAGNQGDPSSALLEVLDPEQNNEFHDNFLEMGFDLSKVMFIATANSLNTIQPALRDRMEIINVTGYTIEEKVEIAKQHLLPKQLKEHGLTKENLKIARPQLEKIIEGYTRESGVRGLEKQIAKVVRYAAKNIAMEEEYKVKVSNDDIIEILGSPRLERDKYENNDVAGVVTGLAWTQVGGDILFIESILSQGKGNLNITGNLGKVMKESATIAMEYIKSNADKWGIDPEVFNKYNVHIHVPEGATPKDGPSAGITMLTSLVSLFTQRKVKKSIAMTGEITLRGKVLPVGGIKEKILAAKRASIKEIILCKDNERDIKEIKEEYLKGLTFHYVKEMSEVIDMALTDEKVYNAKTL, from the coding sequence ATGGCTAAATCTAAATTAATGAATCTTGACAGTTTGTCATTTCAGGGAATAGATGAAGATGCAGAATTAATTCCCCTAATGACTCCTGAAGATGAAGAAGAGATAAATAATGAGGATCTCCCCGAGATCCTGCCCATTTTGCCTTTACGAAATACCGTTCTTTTTCCCGGGGTTGTAATACCTATTACAGCCGGAAGGGATACTTCCATAAAGCTTATCAATGATGCCAATAACGGCACAAAGGTTATTGGAGTGGTTGCTCAAAAAGATGAAGAGGTTGAAAATCCTAAATCAAAAGATATTCACCGCACAGGGGTAGTTGCAAGGATACTTAGGGTTCTTAAGATGCCAGATGGTAATACTACTGTAATTATCCAGGGAAAAAAACGTTTTAAAATCGCCGATGTAATCTCTGAAAAGCCTTACCTCTCTGCTTCCATCAAAGAGGTGCCTGAGAAAAGACCAGAGGTAGATAATCCCGAGTTTAGTGCGATTATTGATTCTATTAAGGAACTTGCCCTGCAAATCATCAAAGGAAGCCCCAATATTCCAAGTGAAGCATCTTTTGCAATCAAGAATATTGAGAGTCCTTCCTTTCTAATAAATTTTGTTTCCTCTAATATGAATCTAAGTGTGGAGGAGAAACAAAAGTTACTGGAAACGAATGATCTTAAAGACCGGGCACTTTCTACCTTAAAATACATGAATGTTGAGTTCCAGAAGCTGGAATTGAAGAATGATATCCAGAGCAAGGTGCAAAGCGATATGAGCCAGCAGCAAAGGGAATATTTCCTTCACCAGCAAATGAAGACCATTCAGGAAGAACTTGGAGGGGTTTCCCATGAGGATGAGGTAGAGGAAATGCGATTGCGATCCAAGAAGAAGAAATGGGATGAGAAGGTAAAGAAGCATTTTAATAAGGAACTCTCCAAAATGCAGCGAATGAATCCGCAGGTGGCAGAGTATTCCATACAACGTAATTACCTGGATTTATTCCTGGACCTTCCCTGGAATGATTTCAGCAAAGATAAATTTGACTTAAAACGGGCCCAGCGTATCCTGGATAGAGACCATTACGGTCTGGAAGATGTGAAGAAAAGGATCATTGAATATCTGGCAGTTCTTAAATTGCGGAATGATATGAAATCTCCAATACTCTGCTTGTATGGACCTCCGGGGGTTGGGAAAACCTCCCTTGGTAAATCTGTTGCAGAGGCTCTTGGTCGGGAATATATAAGGATTTCTTTGGGAGGTTTGCGTGATGAGGCCGAGATTAGAGGGCACCGTAAGACCTATATAGGCGCAATGCCGGGAAGGATCATTCAGAGTTTGAAAAAAGCCGGAACAAGCAATCCTGTATTTGTACTTGATGAAATTGATAAGCTGGCGGCTGGAAACCAGGGGGACCCATCTTCAGCTTTACTGGAAGTACTGGACCCTGAACAAAATAACGAGTTCCACGATAATTTCCTTGAAATGGGATTTGACCTTTCAAAGGTGATGTTCATTGCTACAGCAAATAGTCTTAACACCATACAGCCTGCTCTTAGAGACAGGATGGAGATCATTAATGTTACTGGCTATACTATTGAAGAGAAAGTGGAAATTGCCAAACAACACCTGTTGCCAAAACAACTGAAGGAACACGGACTTACCAAAGAGAACCTTAAGATCGCCCGGCCGCAGCTGGAGAAGATCATTGAGGGTTATACCCGGGAATCTGGAGTACGAGGGCTTGAAAAGCAAATTGCGAAAGTAGTGCGTTACGCAGCCAAGAATATTGCAATGGAGGAGGAGTATAAGGTCAAGGTAAGTAATGATGATATTATTGAGATCCTTGGAAGCCCAAGGCTTGAACGGGACAAATATGAGAATAATGACGTCGCGGGAGTGGTAACCGGCCTTGCCTGGACACAGGTAGGAGGGGATATCCTCTTTATAGAATCAATTTTATCACAGGGTAAGGGAAATCTTAATATTACCGGGAACCTTGGGAAGGTGATGAAGGAGAGCGCCACCATTGCAATGGAGTATATCAAATCCAATGCAGATAAGTGGGGAATAGACCCCGAAGTATTCAATAAATATAATGTGCATATCCACGTGCCGGAAGGAGCAACCCCAAAGGATGGTCCCAGCGCAGGAATTACTATGCTTACTTCACTTGTTTCCTTATTTACACAACGTAAGGTAAAGAAGAGCATCGCAATGACCGGAGAGATCACCCTACGAGGAAAAGTCTTACCTGTTGGCGGGATAAAAGAGAAGATCCTTGCAGCAAAAAGGGCAAGTATAAAAGAGATCATCCTTTGCAAGGATAATGAAAGAGATATTAAGGAGATCAAAGAGGAATATCTAAAAGGCCTTACTTTCCATTATGTTAAGGAGATGAGCGAAGTGATAGATATGGCTCTAACAGATGAAAAGGTTTACAATGCGAAAACGCTTTAA
- the cmk gene encoding (d)CMP kinase: MNKRITIAIDGFSSTGKSTVAKQLARELGYVYVDTGAMYRAVSFYAMRNDLITPTSFDKEGLVAKLDNIQLKFIFDPDLGYAAIYLNDENIEDEIRTLEVSNYVSKVAAVSQVREKLVSQQQLMGKEKGVVMDGRDIGTVVFPHAELKLFMTATSKERAQRRYKELIEKGQEVNYEEVLKNVEERDHLDTTREDSPLVKAQDAIEIDNSSLSIEEQFEKILKLSLDKIAEVNSAE; encoded by the coding sequence ATGAATAAAAGGATCACGATAGCAATAGACGGATTTTCATCTACAGGAAAAAGCACTGTTGCCAAACAACTCGCCAGGGAATTGGGTTATGTATATGTAGATACCGGGGCGATGTATAGAGCAGTTTCTTTTTATGCTATGAGGAATGATCTTATCACGCCAACCTCTTTTGATAAAGAGGGACTGGTAGCAAAGCTTGATAATATACAATTAAAGTTCATCTTCGATCCCGATCTTGGTTATGCGGCAATTTACCTGAATGATGAAAATATTGAAGATGAAATAAGGACCCTCGAAGTTTCAAATTATGTAAGCAAGGTAGCGGCAGTATCACAGGTACGGGAAAAACTTGTTTCCCAGCAACAGTTAATGGGGAAGGAAAAAGGAGTGGTAATGGATGGCCGTGACATAGGCACCGTTGTATTCCCTCATGCCGAACTTAAACTTTTCATGACGGCTACTTCCAAAGAGCGTGCTCAACGCAGGTATAAAGAGTTAATTGAAAAAGGGCAGGAGGTTAATTATGAAGAGGTGCTTAAAAATGTGGAGGAGCGGGACCACCTGGACACCACCCGCGAGGATTCCCCGCTGGTAAAGGCGCAGGATGCCATTGAAATAGATAATTCCTCCTTGAGTATAGAGGAACAGTTTGAGAAAATATTGAAACTTTCCCTGGATAAAATTGCTGAGGTAAATTCTGCTGAATAA
- a CDS encoding CAP domain-containing protein: MYTITKKVCLVLICVLTFSSCATDNDLPADDPIKTANLVDYIAYSSIEKDIIVAVNNYRRDNGLKVLGTLDDITHQAIEHNNYMIANKKVSHDNFNKRYIALVNDIGAKAVSENIGFGYRTAEAVVNAWINSDGHKDNIEGDFTHFGISVEQDEDGKNYFTNIFVKR, encoded by the coding sequence ATGTACACTATTACTAAAAAAGTGTGTCTTGTCCTTATTTGCGTGTTGACATTTAGCTCCTGCGCTACAGACAATGATCTTCCAGCCGATGATCCAATTAAGACTGCAAACCTTGTAGATTATATCGCCTACAGTTCTATTGAAAAAGATATTATAGTAGCCGTGAATAACTATAGAAGAGATAATGGTCTAAAAGTACTTGGTACCTTAGATGATATCACCCACCAGGCTATCGAACATAATAATTATATGATCGCGAATAAAAAAGTGAGCCATGATAACTTTAATAAAAGATATATTGCCCTTGTAAATGATATAGGAGCCAAAGCAGTTAGCGAAAATATTGGTTTTGGATATCGTACTGCAGAGGCTGTTGTAAATGCCTGGATCAATAGCGATGGTCATAAGGATAATATTGAAGGAGATTTCACCCATTTTGGAATCTCAGTGGAGCAAGACGAGGATGGGAAGAATTATTTTACTAATATATTTGTAAAGAGATAG
- a CDS encoding RNA polymerase sigma factor — MTPTITYIDELVVRCRQGDQRAQMEIYNKYYKAMYNTALRIVKDPAEAEDVMQEAFIKAFSKINSFQGKSTFGAWLKKITVNLSIISFNKQSKFQNVSYEDQFKYETEEAQGVDIKEEETNSKVKRILKAMKGIKESYQIALNLHLIEGYDYEEICEILEISSANCRTLISRAKESLRNKLLEYEV, encoded by the coding sequence TTGACACCAACCATCACTTATATTGACGAACTGGTTGTACGCTGTCGCCAAGGCGACCAACGTGCACAAATGGAAATTTATAATAAATATTATAAAGCCATGTATAATACTGCTCTAAGAATTGTAAAAGATCCTGCCGAAGCTGAGGATGTTATGCAGGAGGCATTTATAAAGGCCTTCTCAAAAATAAACAGCTTCCAGGGAAAATCAACTTTTGGAGCCTGGTTAAAAAAGATCACTGTGAATTTGAGTATTATTTCCTTTAATAAACAATCTAAATTCCAAAATGTATCCTATGAGGACCAATTCAAATATGAAACTGAAGAAGCCCAGGGGGTAGACATTAAGGAGGAAGAAACTAATTCTAAGGTAAAAAGGATATTAAAAGCTATGAAGGGCATAAAAGAAAGTTACCAAATAGCTCTAAATCTTCACCTTATTGAAGGATATGATTACGAGGAGATTTGCGAGATCCTGGAAATTAGCTCTGCCAATTGCAGGACCCTTATCTCCAGGGCAAAAGAAAGTCTTAGAAATAAATTACTGGAATATGAAGTATAA
- a CDS encoding glycoside hydrolase family 26 protein has product MMKKILATIMVLAATLFGYYIIKTYPHRINILFMKSKMEERFQEAVLGVYDREEKIDIRKVKKITHYTIRLNDDDNWRIDSNHIQNLHDTIPVMLTVEMWDPRGLTKTSEGRNNKNVKQFFSLVITNRKNIYIRWNPEMEVPVNLYPWNNRPLPYIAAFREFAQILKEINPEVKMVYSPAGFAGALENYPGDDVVDFASITLNSKAENHLKTKEHKDLGSQITRKLHRLRFINKPILIITSDNAGDSSHHDELIKVAIKKIQENRDIIYSTENFKRPSSQWEGDLDNLKIGLYDPQGELVHENAVNTEHLFISFKQIESGSYIRDMEEVIARNHDLIISVEPAWWNEEKDKNILNRIKNGELDKYIEKFYQSIPATNRNIYLRFAHEMEIPITRYPWQSADPLLYIEAFRYFMQYDHGKDLNIYKIWGPAGDRGSLDWWPGNDVVDFISIAIYGLPDKNISDPNKQESFSKILNRKMFRFRLIDKPIFITEFGVKGEEEFQTHWLREAAYIIKQHPRIRGISYFNYTDSPEVWGDISPPQWTISKNSFSEFIRILNTPLK; this is encoded by the coding sequence ATGATGAAGAAAATACTGGCCACCATTATGGTCCTGGCTGCAACCCTTTTCGGATACTATATTATAAAGACCTATCCTCATAGGATCAATATACTTTTCATGAAATCTAAAATGGAAGAAAGATTTCAGGAAGCTGTTTTGGGTGTTTATGACCGGGAGGAAAAAATTGACATACGTAAAGTTAAAAAGATCACCCATTATACTATTCGTCTTAATGATGACGATAACTGGCGTATTGACAGCAACCATATTCAGAATTTACATGATACCATACCAGTAATGCTTACTGTAGAAATGTGGGATCCAAGGGGGTTGACAAAAACTTCAGAAGGGAGAAATAATAAGAATGTAAAGCAATTTTTTAGTCTGGTTATCACTAATCGTAAGAACATTTATATTCGATGGAATCCTGAAATGGAAGTACCGGTCAACCTCTATCCCTGGAATAACAGGCCCTTACCATATATTGCCGCCTTCAGAGAATTTGCTCAAATCCTGAAAGAAATAAATCCGGAAGTGAAAATGGTTTATTCACCGGCAGGATTCGCTGGAGCCCTGGAAAATTATCCCGGGGACGATGTGGTAGATTTCGCCAGCATTACTCTCAACAGTAAGGCTGAGAACCACCTAAAAACAAAGGAACATAAGGACCTGGGCTCCCAAATCACAAGAAAGTTACATCGCTTGCGCTTCATCAATAAACCTATATTAATAATAACTTCTGACAATGCAGGTGACTCCTCGCACCACGACGAACTTATCAAGGTCGCTATAAAGAAGATTCAGGAAAACAGGGATATTATTTATTCGACCGAAAACTTCAAAAGGCCTTCTTCCCAGTGGGAAGGAGATCTGGACAATTTAAAAATAGGACTTTATGATCCACAAGGAGAATTGGTACATGAAAATGCTGTTAATACTGAGCATTTATTTATAAGTTTTAAACAAATAGAAAGTGGATCATATATTAGGGATATGGAAGAGGTTATTGCCAGGAATCATGACCTTATAATTTCTGTAGAACCCGCCTGGTGGAATGAGGAAAAGGATAAAAATATTCTCAACCGCATAAAAAACGGCGAATTGGATAAGTATATTGAAAAATTCTACCAATCCATACCTGCAACGAATAGAAATATATATTTGCGTTTTGCACACGAAATGGAAATTCCCATAACAAGGTATCCCTGGCAGAGTGCAGATCCTTTGTTATATATTGAAGCATTTAGATATTTTATGCAATACGATCATGGTAAAGACCTTAATATATATAAAATATGGGGACCTGCCGGAGATCGTGGGTCTCTCGACTGGTGGCCGGGTAATGACGTAGTTGATTTTATAAGTATTGCAATATATGGATTGCCAGATAAAAATATTTCAGATCCCAATAAACAAGAATCTTTCTCAAAAATTCTAAATAGAAAAATGTTTCGGTTCAGGTTAATTGATAAACCTATTTTTATCACAGAATTTGGAGTAAAAGGAGAGGAAGAGTTTCAAACTCATTGGCTTAGAGAGGCTGCATACATTATTAAACAACATCCCAGGATTAGAGGGATCTCTTATTTTAATTATACTGATTCACCTGAAGTGTGGGGAGATATATCACCACCACAATGGACTATTTCAAAGAATTCTTTCAGCGAATTCATAAGGATCTTAAATACTCCTTTAAAATAA